The Candidatus Pantoea soli genome window below encodes:
- the zwf gene encoding glucose-6-phosphate dehydrogenase, with product MAVTQTAQACDLVIFGAKGDLARRKLLPSLYQLEKAGQIHDTTRIIGVGRAEWDKAAYTKVVREALETFMKEKIDEALWDKLSGRLDFCNLDVNETSHFTRLGKMLDQKNRVTINYFAMPPSTFGAICEGLGAAKLNAKPARVVMEKPLGTSLETSQEINDSVGKFFDESQVFRIDHYLGKETVLNLLALRFANSIFVNNWDNRTIDHVQITVAEEVGIEGRWGYFDKAGQMRDMIQNHLLQILTMIAMSPPSDLSADAIRDEKVKVLRSLRRIDQTNVREKTVRGQYTAGFVQGKKVPGYLEEEGANKQSSTETFVAIRVDIDNWRWAGVPFYLRTGKRLPTKCSEVVVYFKNPEMNLFKDSYSELPQNKLTIRLQPDEGVDIEILNKVPGLDHKHKLQTTKLDLSYSETFNQSHLADAYERLLLETMRGIQALFVRRDEVEAAWTYVDSIIEAWSADGDASKPYQAGTWGPVASVAMITRDGRSWNEFE from the coding sequence ATGGCGGTAACACAAACAGCCCAGGCATGCGATCTGGTGATTTTCGGTGCCAAAGGCGATCTGGCACGTCGGAAGCTGTTGCCTTCACTGTATCAGCTGGAGAAAGCCGGTCAGATTCACGATACCACCCGCATTATCGGCGTGGGTCGCGCGGAGTGGGACAAAGCGGCGTATACCAAAGTCGTCCGTGAAGCGTTAGAGACCTTCATGAAAGAGAAAATCGATGAAGCGCTGTGGGACAAGCTCAGCGGCCGCCTCGATTTCTGCAACCTGGATGTGAACGAGACCTCGCACTTCACCCGTCTGGGCAAAATGCTGGACCAGAAAAATCGCGTCACCATCAACTATTTTGCGATGCCGCCAAGCACCTTTGGGGCAATTTGTGAAGGTCTGGGCGCCGCTAAGCTGAATGCCAAACCCGCGCGCGTGGTGATGGAAAAGCCGCTGGGCACCTCGCTGGAAACCTCGCAGGAGATCAACGACAGCGTCGGTAAATTCTTCGACGAGAGCCAGGTATTCCGTATCGACCACTATCTGGGCAAAGAAACGGTACTGAATCTGCTGGCGCTGCGTTTTGCCAACTCCATTTTCGTCAATAACTGGGACAACCGCACCATTGACCACGTGCAGATCACCGTGGCCGAAGAGGTGGGCATTGAAGGCCGCTGGGGTTACTTCGATAAAGCCGGTCAGATGCGCGACATGATCCAGAACCACCTGCTGCAGATTCTGACCATGATCGCCATGTCGCCGCCGTCCGATCTCAGCGCTGATGCAATTCGCGATGAAAAAGTGAAAGTGCTGCGTTCACTGCGGCGTATCGACCAGACCAACGTGCGGGAAAAAACCGTGCGCGGTCAGTATACGGCGGGCTTTGTGCAGGGCAAAAAGGTGCCGGGATATCTGGAAGAAGAGGGCGCGAACAAGCAAAGCTCTACCGAAACCTTCGTGGCCATTCGCGTGGATATCGATAACTGGCGCTGGGCGGGCGTACCGTTCTATCTGCGCACCGGTAAGCGTCTGCCCACCAAGTGTTCTGAAGTGGTGGTGTACTTCAAGAACCCGGAAATGAACCTGTTCAAGGACTCCTACTCAGAGCTGCCGCAGAACAAACTGACGATTCGCCTGCAGCCGGATGAAGGCGTGGACATTGAGATCCTCAACAAAGTGCCGGGTCTCGATCACAAGCACAAGCTGCAGACCACCAAACTGGACCTGAGCTACTCCGAAACCTTCAACCAGTCGCACCTGGCGGATGCCTATGAGCGTCTGCTGCTGGAAACCATGCGCGGTATTCAGGCGCTGTTTGTACGCCGCGATGAAGTCGAAGCCGCCTGGACGTACGTGGATTCGATTATCGAAGCCTGGAGCGCGGATGGCGATGCCTCCAAGCCTTATCAGGCCGGGACCTGGGGCCCGGTGGCGTCGGTCGCCATGATCACGCGCGACGGCCGCTCGTGGAACGAGTTTGAGTAA
- a CDS encoding MurR/RpiR family transcriptional regulator, with protein sequence MLEKIQAQLDALSKSERKVAEQILAAPQQAMHSSIATLARAADVSEPTVNRFCHRMGTRGFPDFKLQLAQSLAKGPSWVSRDVEENDSVENYSQKIFDSALAGLSRVRQQLDMQVIDQAVLALSQASKIAFFGLGASAVVAHDATNKFLRFNLPVIWSEDIVIQRMSCINSGPNDVFVLISHTGRTKNMIELARLARVNASTVVAITSPDSPLAAEATLALTLDVPEDTDIYLPMVSRLAQLTVVDVLATGFTLERGSAFRENLKRVKEALKASRLEKPVPANTAR encoded by the coding sequence ATGCTGGAAAAGATTCAGGCGCAACTCGACGCGCTGAGTAAATCCGAACGGAAAGTGGCGGAACAGATCCTGGCGGCGCCGCAGCAGGCTATGCACTCAAGCATCGCCACGCTGGCGCGTGCCGCAGATGTGAGCGAACCCACGGTGAACCGTTTCTGTCATCGCATGGGCACGCGCGGCTTTCCTGATTTCAAACTGCAGCTGGCGCAAAGTCTGGCAAAGGGTCCCAGCTGGGTCAGCCGCGATGTGGAAGAAAATGACAGCGTGGAAAATTACAGCCAGAAGATTTTTGATTCCGCGCTGGCGGGCCTGAGCCGCGTGCGGCAGCAGCTGGATATGCAGGTTATCGATCAGGCCGTGCTGGCCCTGTCGCAGGCGAGCAAAATCGCCTTTTTCGGCCTGGGTGCGTCCGCGGTAGTGGCGCACGACGCCACCAACAAATTTCTGCGCTTTAATCTGCCGGTCATCTGGTCTGAGGATATTGTGATCCAGCGCATGAGTTGCATAAATAGTGGACCAAATGACGTCTTTGTTCTTATCTCGCATACAGGCCGCACCAAAAATATGATAGAACTGGCTCGCCTGGCGCGTGTAAACGCTTCCACCGTTGTGGCGATTACCTCTCCGGATTCGCCGCTGGCTGCGGAAGCGACGCTGGCGCTGACGCTGGATGTGCCGGAGGATACCGATATCTACCTGCCAATGGTGTCGCGGCTGGCGCAGTTAACCGTGGTTGACGTGCTGGCAACCGGCTTCACGCTTGAGCGCGGCAGTGCTTTTCGTGAGAATCTGAAACGCGTGAAAGAAGCGCTGAAAGCCTCGCGCCTGGAAAAACCGGTGCCGGCAAACACCGCCCGGTAA
- a CDS encoding MFS transporter codes for MARYQPISQLSGRVLLFPLALVLFEFATYIAHDMIQPGMLLVTGEFGVGPEWVSTSLTAYLMGGVVLQWLLGPLSDKYGRRPVLLAGILFFAAACMLTSWVSNIEQFVALRFVQGISLCFIGAVSYAAVQEAFDEALAVRMMALMANIALLAPLAGPLAGAAWLTVGEWRSMFWLFALCSLVAFVVLLRVMPETAGDRSHSIALPSLARGYGRLARDKQVMYGSFAIGLVFIPILTWVALSPVILMHDEGLSRMTYALLQLPVFLAMIAGNLTLGKLAGRVPIEQPVKFAAWPILFGLGIALLANLLDRHTYLLLTAGLSLYAFGAGMVNAGLYRLTLYASSEGKGSIAAMLGMISILTLAAGIELAKSGYFRGGTPWFSAINFAAGALWFVLVLLFLRERKRRSQVASLQE; via the coding sequence ATGGCCCGCTACCAACCTATCAGCCAGCTCAGCGGCCGCGTGCTGCTGTTTCCGCTTGCGCTGGTGCTGTTTGAATTCGCGACCTATATCGCACACGACATGATCCAGCCCGGCATGCTGCTGGTCACCGGCGAATTTGGCGTCGGCCCGGAGTGGGTATCCACCTCGCTGACCGCCTACCTGATGGGCGGCGTGGTGCTGCAGTGGCTGCTGGGGCCGCTGTCGGATAAATATGGCCGCCGTCCGGTGCTGCTGGCCGGTATCCTGTTTTTTGCCGCCGCCTGCATGCTGACCAGCTGGGTAAGTAACATTGAACAGTTTGTTGCGCTGCGCTTTGTGCAGGGCATCAGCCTGTGCTTTATCGGCGCGGTGAGCTATGCCGCGGTGCAGGAAGCGTTTGATGAGGCGCTGGCGGTACGCATGATGGCGCTGATGGCCAACATCGCCCTGCTTGCGCCGCTGGCCGGTCCGTTAGCCGGCGCGGCCTGGCTGACGGTGGGCGAATGGCGCAGTATGTTCTGGCTGTTCGCCCTGTGCAGCCTGGTGGCGTTTGTGGTGCTGCTGCGCGTCATGCCGGAGACAGCCGGCGACCGCAGCCACTCCATCGCCCTGCCCAGCCTGGCGCGCGGCTATGGACGGCTGGCACGGGATAAGCAGGTTATGTATGGCTCCTTTGCCATCGGACTGGTGTTCATTCCCATTCTGACCTGGGTGGCGCTCTCTCCGGTGATCCTGATGCATGATGAAGGCTTATCACGCATGACGTATGCGCTGCTGCAGCTGCCGGTGTTTCTTGCCATGATTGCCGGTAATCTGACACTGGGCAAACTGGCCGGACGGGTGCCGATTGAGCAGCCGGTGAAATTTGCCGCCTGGCCGATTTTGTTTGGGCTGGGCATCGCCTTGCTGGCTAACCTGCTGGATCGTCACACCTACCTGCTGCTGACGGCGGGCCTGAGCCTGTATGCCTTTGGGGCCGGTATGGTGAATGCGGGCCTTTATCGCCTGACGCTCTACGCCAGCAGCGAAGGCAAAGGCAGCATCGCAGCAATGCTGGGCATGATCAGTATTCTGACGCTGGCGGCCGGCATCGAGCTGGCAAAAAGCGGCTACTTCCGCGGCGGCACACCCTGGTTCAGCGCGATCAACTTTGCCGCTGGCGCGCTGTGGTTTGTGCTGGTGCTGCTGTTTCTGCGGGAGCGTAAACGCCGCAGTCAGGTGGCGTCACTGCAGGAGTGA
- the pyk gene encoding pyruvate kinase — MSRRLRRTKIVTTLGPATDRDNNLEKIIAAGANVVRLNFSHGTPEDHQQRADKVRQIAAKLGRHVAILGDLQGPKIRVSTFKEGKVFLNVGDRFLLDANLSKGEGDKEKVGIDYKGLPEDVVPGDILLLDDGRVQLKVLEVQGVKVFTEVTVGGPLSNNKGINKLGGGLSAEALTEKDKLDILTAAKIGVDYLAVSFPRNGEDMNYARRLARDAGCDAKLVAKVERAEAVATQEAMDDIILASDVVMVARGDLGVEIGDPELVGIQKALIRRARQLNRTIITATQMMESMITNPMPTRAEVMDVANAVLDGTDAVMLSAETAAGQYPAETVSAMAKVCLGAEKIPSVNVSKHRLDVQFDNIEEAIAMSAMYAANHLQGVSAIITMTESGRTALMTSRITSGLPIFAMSRHERTLNLTALYRGVTPVYFDSNNEGVAAAHDAVNLLRDKGFLVSGDLVIVTQGDVMGTTGTTNTSRVLRVD; from the coding sequence ATGTCCAGACGTCTAAGAAGAACCAAGATCGTTACCACCCTCGGTCCGGCGACCGATCGCGATAATAACCTCGAAAAAATCATCGCGGCCGGTGCTAACGTTGTGCGACTTAACTTCTCCCACGGCACCCCGGAAGATCACCAGCAGCGTGCTGACAAAGTGCGACAGATTGCGGCAAAACTGGGCCGTCATGTAGCGATTCTCGGCGATTTGCAGGGGCCGAAAATCCGCGTCTCTACCTTTAAAGAAGGCAAAGTGTTCCTTAACGTCGGCGACCGCTTTCTGCTGGACGCGAACCTGAGCAAAGGCGAAGGGGACAAAGAAAAGGTCGGTATTGACTACAAAGGCCTGCCGGAAGACGTGGTGCCCGGCGATATCCTGCTGCTGGATGATGGCCGCGTGCAGCTGAAGGTGCTGGAAGTTCAGGGCGTTAAAGTGTTCACCGAAGTGACCGTGGGCGGCCCGCTCTCCAATAATAAAGGCATCAACAAACTCGGCGGCGGCCTCTCTGCAGAAGCGCTGACCGAGAAAGATAAACTGGATATCCTCACCGCCGCGAAAATCGGCGTCGATTACCTGGCGGTCTCCTTCCCGCGTAACGGTGAAGATATGAACTACGCCCGCCGTCTGGCACGCGATGCCGGCTGCGATGCCAAGCTGGTGGCCAAAGTGGAGCGCGCGGAAGCGGTCGCGACGCAGGAAGCCATGGATGATATCATTCTGGCCTCCGATGTGGTGATGGTGGCGCGTGGCGACCTCGGCGTGGAAATTGGCGATCCGGAGCTGGTGGGCATTCAGAAGGCGCTGATCCGGCGTGCCCGTCAGCTGAACCGTACCATTATTACTGCGACGCAGATGATGGAATCGATGATCACCAACCCGATGCCAACCCGTGCAGAAGTGATGGACGTGGCAAACGCCGTGCTGGACGGCACCGATGCGGTCATGCTCTCGGCGGAAACCGCTGCCGGTCAGTATCCGGCGGAAACCGTCTCTGCGATGGCAAAAGTGTGCCTGGGCGCAGAGAAGATCCCCAGCGTGAACGTCTCCAAGCACCGTCTGGATGTGCAGTTCGATAACATCGAAGAGGCGATTGCCATGTCGGCGATGTACGCCGCAAACCACCTGCAGGGCGTGTCTGCCATCATTACCATGACGGAATCCGGCCGCACCGCGCTGATGACTTCGCGCATTACCTCCGGTTTACCGATCTTCGCCATGTCACGGCATGAGCGCACCCTGAACCTGACCGCGCTGTATCGTGGCGTGACGCCGGTCTATTTTGACAGCAACAATGAGGGTGTTGCCGCCGCGCACGACGCCGTGAACCTGCTGCGTGACAAGGGCTTCCTCGTCTCTGGCGATCTGGTCATTGTGACCCAGGGCGACGTGATGGGTACCACTGGCACCACCAACACCAGCCGCGTGCTGCGCGTGGATTAA